From Xenopus tropicalis strain Nigerian chromosome 3, UCB_Xtro_10.0, whole genome shotgun sequence, the proteins below share one genomic window:
- the LOC101731450 gene encoding protocadherin gamma-C5 → MDILSSTKAWKWQVVYSYLLCSWGWVSGQLRYSIVEESEPESIVGNVAQDLGIHQANLYKRRLHLGSEGTSRQFAVNQANGALTVTEKVDRESLCASSSSCFLPVQVVAENPLEVFSLEIEILDINDNSPSFSKDHHIITITEIRANPGVRFPLEIAKDPDVGVNGISQYKIETNPYFSLSVKKRKDGTPIPELVLERALDREEKKEHRLILTAVDGGEPARSGSCQITVIVLDFNDNPPVFSQSSYRITLLENSKLNTLLITLNATDLDEGKNSEIEYYLDDHTSDFAKELFSLNSQTGDIFIKGLVDFEESKFHELSVLAKDKGFPELEGRCVLHVEVEDINDNAPEIILTSMSTSVPENATLDTAVAFFTVRDRDSGKNGEVKLEVSQGIPFRIKPLNNHYSLVTDGILDREKISKYTIQLTATDLGFPALQTQTTITLHVSDINDNPPVFLQTHYEAFIKENNEPGSLLYAVSAFDLDEGVNAGLIYSITERNIDSSPVSSFVYINPQNGNIYAQRAFDFEYIQIFQISVKVEDSGKLFSSVDVSIFVLDVNDNFPTVLYPVVSNEIIISELVPKSAAVGYLVTKVSAVDLDSGRNAWLQYGFNEDTDFKPYKVSANTGEIRTIQSLEDMDNSEQRLVILVSDHGEPPLTTTVTVVINIVESVFQENSKSRDLLSNSKPMTDITLYLIISLVAICLVSLVTFSILIVKCIKRESYNSSKGCCFMSRSQSKPYADQYQPTLYLNTDGTLKYMEVRMVPPEPQAQCYQACFPQATGNPDTSLTNPQGFTPPNVTVNDNCTSSETSWLKELNQSVIMEIQH, encoded by the exons GGGAATGTAGCTCAGGATTTGGGAATACACCAGGCAAATTTATACAAGCGAAGACTGCATTTGGGATCTGAGGGAACCAGTCGACAGTTTGCAGTGAATCAAGCTAATGGGGCTCTTACTGTGACAGAGAAGGTAGACAGAGAAAGCCTGTGTGCATCCAGCTCAAGCTGTTTTTTGCCTGTTCAAGTTGTTGCTGAAAATCCGTTGGAGGTTTTTAGTCTAGAAATTGAAATTTTGGACATAAATGACAATTCACCAAGTTTTTCAAAAGACCAtcacattataacaataacagaGATTCGTGCAAACCCTGGTGTTCGGTTTCCTTTAGAGATTGCAAAGGATCCCGATGTTGGCGTCAATGGTATTAGTCAGTATAAAATAGAAACAAACCCATATTTTTCATTGTCTGTGAAGAAACGCAAAGACGGGACTCCTATTCCTGAGCTGGTACTGGAAAGGGCTCTagacagagaagaaaaaaaagagcatAGACTCATTCTCACTGCTGTTGATGGTGGTGAGCCAGCCAGATCAGGATCTTGTCAAATCACTGTAATTGTTTTAGATTTCAATGATAATCCACCAGTGTTTTCTCAATCAAGCTATAGAATAACACTATTAGAAAATTCAAAGCTTAACACCCTTTTAATCACACTTAATGCTACAGACCTGGATGAGGGAAAAAATAGTGAAATAGAATATTATCTTGATGACCATACTTCAGATTTTGCAAAGGAATTGTTTAGTTTAAATTCCCAAACTGGTGACATTTTTATCAAAGGATTAGTGGATTTTGAAGAATCAAAATTTCATGAACTATCAGTTCTAGCAAAGGATAAAGGATTTCCTGAATTAGAAGGGCGTTGTGTGCTTCATGTTGAAGTAGAAGATATCAATGATAATGCACCTGAAATAATATTAACCTCCATGTCGACATCTGTGCCTGAAAATGCAACCCTAGACACTGCTGTGgctttttttacagtgagagacagagattCTGGGAAAAATGGAGAGGTTAAACTCGAGGTTTCCCAAGGCATCCCATTTAGAATTAAACCTTTAAACAATCACTATTCCTTGGTCACAGATGGAATACTAGACAGAGAGAAGATCTCTAAGTATACGATTCAACTGACCGCAACTGATTTGGGCTTTCCTGCTCTGCAAACCCAAACTACAATCACGCTACATGTTTCTGACATTAATGACAACCCCCCAGTTTTTCTACAAACTCATTATGAAGCAttcataaaagaaaataatgaaccAGGCAGTTTATTATATGCAGTATCTGCATTTGATTTAGATGAAGGCGTCAATGCAGGCTTAATATATTCTATAACTGAGAGAAATATAGATAGCTCTCCTGTTTCTTCTTTTGTCTACATTAATCCCCAAAATGGTAATATCTATGCCCAGCGTGCCTTTGATTTTGAGTacattcagatttttcaaatatCTGTAAAAGTAGAAGATTCTGGGAAATTATTTTCCAGTGTTGATGTGTCTATATTTGTACTGGACGTAAATGATAACTTCCCCACTGTACTTTATCCAGTTGTTTCAAATGAGATCATTATTAGTGAACTGGTTCCAAAGTCGGCAGCTGTTGGGTATTTAGTAACAAAGGTATCAGCAGTGGATTTAGATTCAGGTCGCAATGCTTGGTTGCAATATGGTTTTAATGAAGATACTGATTTCAAGCCATATAAAGTGTCTGCAAACACAGGAGAAATAAGAACTATTCAAAGCCTGGAAGACATGGATAATTCAGAGCAACGGCTTGTTATTTTGGTCAGTGACCATGGGGAACCTCCTCTTACAACAACAGTCACTGTGGTTATAAACATAGTGGAGAGCGTTTTTCAAGAAAACTCTAAATCTCGTGATTTGCTTTCAAATTCCAAGCCCATGACAGATATAACCCTGTATCTTATTATATCGCTGGTGGCCATCTGCTTAGTTTCCCTTGTTACCTTTTCAATCTTGatagtaaaatgtataaaaagagAAAGCTATAACAGTAGCAAAGGCTGCTGCTTTATGAGTAGGTCGCAATCCAAGCCATATGCTGACCAGTACCAGCCAACTCTTTATTTAAACACAGATGGGACCCTAAAATACATGGAAGTGCGGATGGTTCCACCAGAACCTCAGGCACAATGTTATCAGGCTTGTTTTCCTCAAGCTACAGGGAACCCTGATACAAGTCTAACAAATCCACAAGGTTTTACACCGCCTAATGTAACTGTCAATGACAATTGCACCTCTTCGGAAACAAGCTGGCTAAAGGAGCTGAATCAG TCAGTGATCATGGAGATCCAACACTAA